The following proteins are encoded in a genomic region of Pseudodesulfovibrio mercurii:
- the thrS gene encoding threonine--tRNA ligase has protein sequence MQVEISGKQVEVADGASCADALKEGLSKKQFKNVVAVKCGDAILDLSTPVTETCTTIEPVFADSEEGLKIIRHSAAHVMAEAVKKLFPTAKVTIGPAITDGFYYDFDYERPFTPEDLEAIEKEMLSSVGADKPFVRTVMSKAEAKKMFEAKGETYKSEIMDDLGGDEFSIYTHGDFADLCRGPHVARTGQIKAFKLLSVAGAYWRGDEKNKQLQRIYGTAWEDPKALKQYLNRLEEAKKRDHRKLGKQLDLFSFSDEVGPGMSLWHPRGMLLRAILEDFERKEHLKRGYDLVQGPIILKRELWEKSGHYDNYRENMYFTEIDEQAYGIKPMNCLAHMIIYKRKIMSYRDLPQRYFELGVVHRHEKSGVLHGLMRVRTFTQDDAHLICRPDQVEEEILNLIKFYKDIYALFNYEFDVELSTRPAKSIGTDEDWELATEGLRQALDKSGMPYAINEGDGAFYGPKIDFHLRDSIGRSWQCGTIQVDFTLPERFDIVYVGEDGERHRPVMIHRAMLGSIERFIGVLTEHCAGAYPVWLAPVQARLLNVTDAQLDFMKKAEAFLVSKGIRVEADTRNEKLGYKIREAQVEKVPYMLVIGDKEVEAGCVNIRSRDGEDPGMVTLEEAAQLILEAAKAPFKAGGMSYSFSG, from the coding sequence GTGCAAGTGGAAATCTCCGGTAAACAGGTTGAAGTGGCCGACGGCGCCTCCTGCGCCGACGCCCTGAAGGAAGGGCTGTCCAAGAAACAGTTCAAGAACGTCGTGGCCGTCAAGTGCGGCGATGCGATCCTGGACCTGTCCACCCCCGTTACCGAGACCTGCACTACCATCGAGCCCGTCTTCGCGGACAGCGAGGAAGGGCTCAAGATCATCCGTCACTCCGCGGCCCACGTCATGGCCGAGGCCGTCAAGAAGCTGTTCCCCACGGCCAAGGTGACCATCGGTCCGGCCATCACCGACGGCTTCTACTACGATTTCGACTACGAGCGCCCGTTCACGCCCGAGGACCTGGAGGCCATCGAGAAGGAGATGCTCTCCTCCGTGGGCGCGGACAAGCCGTTCGTGCGCACGGTCATGTCCAAGGCCGAGGCCAAGAAGATGTTCGAGGCCAAGGGCGAGACCTACAAGTCCGAGATCATGGACGACCTGGGCGGCGACGAATTTTCCATCTACACCCACGGCGATTTCGCCGACCTGTGCCGCGGCCCGCACGTGGCCCGCACCGGCCAGATCAAGGCCTTCAAGCTGCTCTCCGTGGCCGGGGCCTACTGGCGCGGCGACGAGAAGAATAAGCAGCTCCAGCGCATCTACGGCACCGCCTGGGAGGACCCCAAGGCCCTCAAGCAGTACCTGAACCGCCTGGAAGAGGCCAAGAAGCGCGACCACCGCAAGCTTGGCAAGCAGCTCGACCTGTTCTCCTTCAGCGACGAGGTCGGCCCGGGCATGTCCCTGTGGCACCCGCGCGGCATGCTCCTGCGCGCCATTCTCGAGGACTTCGAGCGCAAGGAGCACCTCAAGCGCGGCTATGACCTGGTCCAGGGTCCGATCATCCTCAAGCGCGAGCTGTGGGAGAAGTCCGGCCACTACGACAACTACCGCGAGAACATGTACTTCACGGAGATCGACGAGCAGGCCTACGGCATCAAGCCCATGAACTGCCTGGCGCACATGATCATCTATAAGAGAAAGATCATGAGCTACCGCGACCTGCCCCAGCGCTACTTCGAGCTGGGCGTGGTCCACCGCCACGAGAAGTCCGGCGTGCTCCACGGTCTCATGCGCGTGCGCACCTTCACCCAGGACGATGCGCACCTCATCTGCCGCCCCGACCAGGTGGAGGAGGAAATCCTCAACCTGATCAAGTTCTACAAGGACATCTACGCCCTGTTCAACTACGAGTTCGACGTGGAGCTGTCCACCCGGCCCGCCAAGTCCATCGGCACGGACGAGGACTGGGAACTGGCCACCGAGGGACTGCGCCAGGCGCTGGACAAATCGGGCATGCCCTACGCCATCAACGAAGGCGACGGCGCGTTCTACGGCCCGAAGATCGATTTCCACCTGCGCGACTCCATCGGAAGAAGCTGGCAATGCGGCACGATTCAAGTGGATTTCACCTTGCCAGAGCGCTTTGACATAGTATATGTCGGCGAGGACGGTGAGAGGCACCGGCCCGTGATGATCCATCGCGCCATGCTCGGCTCCATCGAACGCTTCATCGGCGTCTTGACGGAGCACTGTGCAGGTGCGTATCCTGTCTGGCTGGCGCCCGTGCAGGCACGTTTGCTGAACGTGACCGACGCGCAACTGGATTTCATGAAGAAAGCCGAGGCGTTCCTCGTTTCCAAGGGCATCCGCGTCGAAGCGGACACCCGCAACGAGAAGCTCGGTTACAAGATACGGGAAGCTCAGGTCGAGAAGGTCCCGTACATGTTGGTAATCGGTGACAAAGAGGTTGAGGCCGGGTGCGTCAATATCCGTTCACGAGACGGAGAGGACCCCGGGATGGTGACACTGGAGGAAGCCGCGCAGCTGATCCTGGAGGCTGCAAAGGCGCCCTTCAAAGCAGGAGGAATGAGCTATAGCTTTTCGGGGTAA